The following coding sequences are from one Paenibacillus sp. JDR-2 window:
- a CDS encoding Gfo/Idh/MocA family protein, giving the protein MTKLRMGIIGMGNMGSDHAKKLSKGAVPEVELTAVSEMDGKRLEACRSFLPESVEGFASAEELMDSGLCDAVIIATPHYDHPRLAITAFRKGLHVLCEKPAGVYTKQVREMNEQAQESGLVFGMMFNQRTNPMYRKMHELVNGGELGAIKRVNWIITDWYRSQAYYDSGSWRATWAGEGGGVLINQCPHNIDLLQWICGMPEKVRAFCHEGKWHHIEVEDDVTAYMEFANGATGVFVTTTADLPGTNRLEITLEMGKLVCENDTLTLHKLSQNEREFCFETKDGFSRPEVTVSVVPVEGDNSQHLGVIKSFARAVLHGEPLIAGGEEGIHSLGLSNAMHLSSWLGETVALPVDEEIYLEELNKRIGASKRKNAAPVMFSMDGSFGS; this is encoded by the coding sequence ATGACAAAGCTGCGCATGGGGATTATCGGCATGGGAAATATGGGCTCGGATCATGCCAAGAAGCTAAGCAAGGGGGCCGTTCCCGAGGTAGAGCTGACGGCGGTATCCGAGATGGACGGCAAGCGGCTTGAGGCTTGCAGGTCGTTTTTGCCGGAATCGGTTGAGGGATTCGCGAGCGCCGAGGAATTGATGGACAGCGGGTTATGCGATGCGGTAATTATCGCTACGCCGCATTACGATCATCCACGGCTTGCGATTACGGCTTTCCGAAAAGGGCTGCACGTATTATGCGAGAAGCCGGCAGGCGTATATACGAAGCAAGTCCGCGAAATGAACGAACAAGCACAGGAAAGCGGCTTGGTGTTCGGGATGATGTTCAATCAGCGAACCAATCCGATGTACCGGAAAATGCATGAGCTGGTGAACGGCGGAGAGCTTGGGGCGATTAAACGGGTGAACTGGATTATTACGGATTGGTACAGATCGCAGGCTTATTATGATTCCGGCAGCTGGCGCGCAACTTGGGCAGGCGAAGGCGGCGGTGTGCTTATTAATCAATGTCCCCACAATATCGATCTGCTCCAGTGGATCTGCGGTATGCCGGAGAAGGTGCGGGCCTTCTGTCATGAAGGGAAATGGCATCATATTGAAGTCGAGGACGATGTAACGGCGTATATGGAATTCGCAAACGGCGCAACGGGCGTATTCGTTACGACAACCGCCGATCTGCCGGGAACGAACCGGCTGGAAATTACGCTGGAGATGGGCAAGCTGGTATGCGAGAACGATACTTTAACGCTGCATAAGCTTAGCCAGAACGAGCGGGAATTTTGCTTCGAGACAAAGGACGGGTTCTCAAGGCCGGAAGTAACGGTATCCGTCGTGCCGGTTGAGGGAGATAACAGCCAGCATCTAGGGGTCATTAAGTCCTTTGCAAGGGCCGTGCTTCACGGGGAGCCGCTTATCGCAGGAGGAGAAGAAGGCATTCATAGCCTCGGATTGTCCAATGCGATGCATCTGTCCAGCTGGCTTGGCGAGACCGTCGCGCTTCCGGTGGATGAGGAGATCTATTTGGAGGAGCTGAACAAACGGATAGGAGCCTCGAAGCGCAAGAATGCCGCTCCGGTTATGTTCTCGATGGACGGCAGCTTCGGCTCCTGA
- a CDS encoding sugar phosphate isomerase/epimerase family protein, with the protein MILGAQLYTVRSFLQTEKDIRRTLQKIAEMGYKSVQISAIGNIRPEVLKKICDELSLQIALTHTNADRILNETEKVIEEHDILGCNYIGIGGMPDKYREPDWYGYFAEDFREAVGKIAKAGKLFMYHNHHFEFEKFKKWNGKRLMERLIEDFSPEEMGITLDTYWVQAAGADVCEWIGKLKDRLHCVHLKDMAVRGTEQLMAPVGEGNMNFPAILKALEQTNAKYLLVEQDVCQTSPFECLQTSYNNLAALGYR; encoded by the coding sequence ATGATTCTAGGAGCACAGCTGTACACGGTTAGATCTTTTCTCCAGACGGAAAAGGATATTCGTCGAACCTTGCAAAAGATTGCAGAAATGGGTTACAAATCGGTTCAGATTTCCGCGATAGGAAATATCCGTCCCGAAGTCTTGAAGAAAATTTGCGACGAGCTTTCTCTTCAGATCGCGCTCACGCATACCAATGCGGACCGGATCCTGAACGAAACGGAAAAAGTGATCGAAGAGCATGACATCCTGGGCTGTAACTATATCGGAATCGGCGGCATGCCGGATAAATACCGCGAGCCGGACTGGTATGGCTATTTTGCGGAGGACTTTCGGGAGGCTGTTGGCAAAATCGCCAAGGCTGGCAAGCTGTTTATGTACCATAACCACCACTTCGAGTTCGAGAAATTCAAGAAGTGGAACGGCAAACGGCTGATGGAACGATTAATTGAGGATTTCTCTCCGGAAGAGATGGGCATTACGCTGGATACGTATTGGGTGCAGGCGGCAGGCGCGGACGTATGCGAATGGATCGGAAAGCTGAAGGACCGTCTCCATTGCGTTCATCTGAAGGATATGGCGGTTCGCGGCACGGAGCAGCTGATGGCACCGGTAGGGGAAGGGAATATGAATTTCCCGGCCATTCTGAAGGCTCTCGAACAGACGAACGCCAAGTACCTTCTTGTGGAGCAGGACGTATGCCAGACCAGTCCGTTTGAATGTCTGCAAACCAGCTATAACAATTTGGCCGCGCTCGGCTACCGCTAG
- a CDS encoding AraC family transcriptional regulator codes for MKLVDIRTDSLILHHAVDREKTNDYALHCHNFYEVFYFIGGKVSYLVEGQRYVLEPHSLLLIAPHVFHGVKIESDIPYERISLHFVPGILPPENQTVLLSAFHNFRNAEGIYYTNDEKIFSFFEQLIEAWQADESIRDMLLRIRLEALLSQILMMSHIQKSVLRDFATAKSIAPILAFLNDRITETVTLDELSATFFISKHHLNKIFRKATGTTVGNYLIHKRVVMAQNLIQQGHTASSAAADAGFRDYSAFFRAYKKVLGRAPSSRGTLLH; via the coding sequence GTGAAGCTCGTCGATATCCGAACGGATTCCTTAATCCTTCACCATGCGGTCGACCGGGAGAAAACAAATGACTACGCGCTTCATTGCCATAATTTCTACGAGGTGTTTTATTTTATAGGCGGGAAAGTCAGCTATCTGGTGGAAGGGCAACGGTACGTACTGGAGCCGCATAGTCTGCTCCTCATTGCCCCCCATGTGTTTCATGGGGTAAAAATCGAAAGCGACATCCCTTATGAGCGGATATCGCTTCATTTTGTTCCCGGCATTCTGCCTCCCGAGAATCAGACCGTCCTGCTGTCTGCCTTTCACAACTTTCGGAACGCGGAAGGGATTTATTATACGAACGATGAGAAAATCTTTTCCTTCTTTGAGCAGCTGATCGAGGCCTGGCAGGCCGACGAATCGATCCGGGACATGCTGCTTCGGATCCGGCTGGAAGCGCTGCTGTCGCAAATTCTTATGATGAGCCATATCCAAAAAAGCGTTTTGCGGGATTTCGCTACCGCCAAATCGATTGCTCCCATCCTTGCGTTTTTAAACGACCGGATTACCGAGACCGTTACGCTGGACGAGCTTTCCGCCACGTTTTTCATAAGCAAGCACCACTTGAACAAAATCTTCCGCAAAGCGACGGGAACAACCGTTGGCAATTACCTGATACACAAACGCGTCGTGATGGCTCAGAACCTGATCCAGCAGGGCCACACCGCAAGCTCGGCCGCCGCGGACGCGGGCTTCCGCGATTATTCCGCCTTTTTCCGCGCGTACAAAAAAGTGCTTGGTCGTGCGCCTTCCTCCAGAGGTACTTTGCTGCACTGA
- the trxA gene encoding thioredoxin produces MAVALTKDNFATSVENGVSLVDFWAPWCGPCKMQLPIVEELATELEGQATIAKINVDEEPELASQFGVMSIPTLILFKDGQPVDKMVGVQSKDALKAKISGQL; encoded by the coding sequence ATGGCAGTAGCATTGACAAAAGATAACTTTGCAACTAGCGTGGAAAACGGCGTTTCTCTGGTAGACTTCTGGGCACCTTGGTGCGGACCTTGCAAAATGCAGCTCCCTATCGTAGAAGAGCTCGCAACTGAACTGGAAGGCCAAGCTACAATCGCGAAAATCAACGTTGACGAAGAGCCTGAACTGGCTTCCCAATTCGGCGTAATGAGCATCCCTACACTGATCCTGTTCAAAGACGGTCAACCCGTTGACAAAATGGTCGGCGTACAAAGCAAAGACGCTCTGAAAGCAAAAATCTCCGGCCAACTGTAA
- a CDS encoding RrF2 family transcriptional regulator, whose translation MNSEFTIAVHSLVYLAYLPERMASSEMIADNVGTHSARVRKVMSGLRKSGFVDTREGAGGGYRLTIDPDVVTLGDVYRVMAQGSFIPSWCSGDPGMDCVVGSNMNQVMFGIFCTAEKQLEGYFSGITISDVLKQIHACGCD comes from the coding sequence TTGAACAGCGAATTTACGATTGCCGTACACAGTCTCGTTTATTTAGCCTATCTGCCCGAGCGGATGGCAAGCAGTGAGATGATCGCCGACAACGTAGGCACGCACTCCGCGCGCGTCCGCAAAGTAATGAGCGGATTGCGCAAAAGCGGCTTTGTCGATACAAGAGAAGGCGCGGGAGGCGGCTACAGGCTTACAATTGATCCAGATGTCGTTACGCTTGGCGATGTATACCGCGTCATGGCGCAGGGCTCTTTTATTCCGAGCTGGTGCTCGGGTGATCCGGGTATGGATTGCGTCGTTGGCTCGAATATGAACCAAGTGATGTTCGGGATCTTCTGTACGGCCGAGAAGCAGCTGGAAGGCTACTTCAGCGGCATCACGATTTCCGATGTACTGAAGCAAATTCACGCTTGTGGTTGCGATTAG
- a CDS encoding DMT family transporter, translated as MKKQWLQVYIAAVFEVMWVTGLKHADHAWSWAVTFIAILVSFALLIKASGELPVGTVYAVFVGLGTTGTVISESVFFGHPLHAAKLLFIAILLIGIIGLKLITPEHANAGDKKGVSSK; from the coding sequence ATGAAAAAGCAATGGTTGCAAGTTTATATCGCTGCCGTATTTGAAGTCATGTGGGTAACCGGGCTCAAGCATGCGGACCATGCATGGAGCTGGGCGGTCACGTTTATTGCGATTCTGGTCAGCTTCGCTCTGCTCATCAAAGCAAGCGGCGAGCTTCCTGTCGGCACGGTATACGCCGTCTTTGTAGGCCTGGGCACAACCGGCACCGTGATTTCGGAATCGGTCTTTTTCGGGCATCCGCTTCATGCGGCTAAATTATTGTTTATCGCCATTCTTTTGATTGGCATTATCGGTCTCAAGCTTATTACACCGGAGCACGCAAATGCGGGCGACAAGAAAGGAGTATCCTCCAAATGA
- a CDS encoding DMT family transporter, whose amino-acid sequence MNWLALICAGLFEMLGVVMMNKVNEKKSVKNIALLLIGFGMSFACLSYAMQTLEMSIAYAIWTGIGATGGAILGMILYGEPKNMLRIFFITLIIGAVVGLKLVA is encoded by the coding sequence ATGAACTGGTTAGCTTTGATCTGCGCAGGTCTGTTCGAAATGCTGGGCGTCGTTATGATGAACAAGGTCAATGAGAAGAAAAGCGTAAAAAACATCGCTCTCCTGCTAATTGGATTCGGGATGAGCTTTGCCTGCCTGTCCTATGCCATGCAAACCCTCGAGATGAGTATTGCATATGCGATTTGGACGGGTATCGGCGCTACCGGCGGGGCGATTCTAGGCATGATCCTGTACGGCGAGCCGAAAAACATGCTCCGGATCTTCTTTATCACCCTCATTATCGGGGCCGTAGTTGGCCTCAAGCTGGTGGCTTAA
- a CDS encoding ribonuclease J, with product MNNHKTEKKLTIFALGGVGEIGKNMYAVQYANDIIVIDCGSKFPDEELLGIDIIVPDITYLIENKDKVRALLITHGHEDHIGGLPYILKQLSMPVYASRLTMGLIEGKLKEAGLLGSTERHLIHSDSELKLGSMKASFFKTNHSIPDSLGVVLDTPEGVVVHTGDFKFDQTPVGDYHADIHRMAEIGKKGVLALLSESTNAERPGFTPSERIVGANFIDAFRKAERRVIVSTFASNVHRLQQVVDAAAASGRKLAIIGRSMVNMITIASELGYLDIPDGMLIETNEVNRYADNQVVILCTGSQGEPMSALTRMARSNHRQVEILEGDTVIISATPIPGNERSIGRTVDELFRLGANVIYGSGTQTGMHVSGHGSQEELKLMLQLMAPKYFIPIHGEYRMQLHHKKLAEAVGVEQGNTFIVDNGEIVEIVNGDARKSGKVPAGNTYIDGLGIGDVGNIVLRDRKHLSQDGILVVVVTISKQDKTIKSGPDIISRGFVYVRESEGLLEEAGRIVTRTITKSISDNVNQWTTLKSNVKDALGRFLYEQTKRKPMILPIIMEV from the coding sequence TTGAATAACCATAAAACAGAAAAGAAACTAACCATTTTTGCCTTAGGCGGCGTAGGCGAAATTGGCAAGAACATGTACGCGGTACAATACGCGAACGACATTATTGTAATTGATTGCGGTTCCAAATTCCCGGATGAGGAGCTTCTCGGTATCGACATCATCGTGCCGGATATTACGTACCTCATCGAGAATAAGGACAAGGTCAGAGCTTTGCTCATCACGCATGGCCATGAGGACCATATTGGCGGGTTGCCGTATATCCTGAAGCAGCTGAGCATGCCGGTCTATGCAAGCCGTCTTACGATGGGATTGATCGAAGGAAAGCTGAAGGAAGCCGGACTGCTCGGATCGACGGAGCGGCATTTGATTCATTCCGATTCCGAGCTCAAGCTGGGTTCGATGAAGGCGTCGTTCTTCAAGACAAACCACAGTATTCCGGATTCCCTCGGCGTCGTGCTGGATACACCGGAAGGCGTCGTTGTCCATACGGGCGACTTCAAGTTCGACCAAACACCGGTAGGCGATTATCACGCGGACATTCACCGGATGGCCGAGATTGGGAAGAAAGGTGTCCTCGCTTTGCTGTCGGAGAGCACAAACGCCGAACGTCCAGGCTTTACGCCATCGGAACGGATCGTCGGCGCGAACTTCATTGATGCTTTCCGCAAGGCGGAACGCCGCGTGATCGTCTCTACCTTCGCCTCGAACGTGCACCGTCTGCAGCAGGTTGTGGATGCAGCGGCAGCATCGGGACGGAAACTGGCGATTATCGGGCGCAGTATGGTCAACATGATTACGATTGCTTCGGAACTGGGCTATCTCGATATTCCGGACGGTATGCTAATCGAGACGAACGAAGTGAACCGCTATGCGGATAATCAAGTCGTTATTCTTTGCACAGGCAGCCAAGGCGAGCCAATGTCCGCTCTTACGCGGATGGCCCGTTCGAATCACCGTCAGGTAGAGATTCTGGAAGGCGATACGGTTATTATTTCGGCAACGCCAATCCCAGGCAATGAACGCAGCATCGGACGCACGGTGGACGAGCTGTTCCGTCTCGGCGCGAATGTCATCTACGGTTCCGGCACGCAAACAGGCATGCACGTATCCGGCCACGGCAGCCAGGAAGAGCTGAAGCTGATGCTTCAATTGATGGCTCCAAAGTATTTCATCCCGATTCACGGGGAATACCGGATGCAGCTTCATCATAAGAAGCTGGCTGAAGCCGTTGGCGTAGAGCAAGGCAATACCTTCATCGTGGATAACGGTGAAATCGTAGAAATCGTAAACGGCGATGCACGCAAATCCGGCAAAGTGCCGGCTGGCAATACGTATATCGACGGACTTGGTATCGGAGACGTTGGCAATATTGTACTTCGTGACCGCAAGCACCTGTCCCAGGACGGCATTCTTGTTGTTGTAGTAACAATCAGCAAGCAGGACAAGACGATCAAATCGGGACCGGATATTATCTCCCGCGGCTTCGTCTATGTACGGGAGTCGGAAGGACTGCTTGAGGAAGCAGGCAGAATTGTAACAAGAACGATTACGAAATCCATTAGCGATAACGTAAACCAATGGACAACACTCAAATCAAACGTAAAAGACGCGCTCGGACGATTCTTATATGAACAAACGAAAAGAAAGCCGATGATCCTTCCTATCATCATGGAAGTGTAA
- the hisC gene encoding histidinol-phosphate transaminase: protein MSKFWSPLTASLVPYVPGEQPKDKKYIKLNTNENPYPPSPQVLEAIRSVTNDDLRLYPDPTCDALVRKIAGYFDVEPNRVFVGNGSDEVLAFAFAAFFNPAKPVAFADITYSFYKVYAEFYQLKADIIPLGEQFKLPVEEFSRRDTGGIVIPNPNAPTAMLISLDDIRTLLVQNPDQVVLIDEAYIDFGGESAAKLVNEYPNLLVVQTLSKSRSLAGLRVGWALGSEELIDGLNRVKNSFNSYTLDRLALAGAVAAFEDEAYFQETTAKVIATREAVTKELKQLGFIVTDSAANFVFISHPEHAAELLFQQLRERGVLVRYFKQPRIDRYLRVTVGTDEEMAAFVEALKEIIKR from the coding sequence TTGAGCAAGTTTTGGAGTCCGCTTACGGCTTCTTTAGTCCCTTATGTTCCCGGGGAGCAGCCGAAGGACAAAAAATACATTAAGCTGAACACCAACGAAAATCCGTATCCGCCTTCGCCTCAAGTGCTTGAAGCGATCCGGTCGGTAACAAACGATGATTTGAGGCTTTATCCCGATCCAACCTGCGATGCGCTTGTCCGGAAAATCGCCGGATATTTCGATGTTGAACCGAATCGAGTATTTGTAGGCAACGGATCTGACGAAGTGCTCGCTTTTGCATTTGCGGCTTTCTTTAATCCGGCCAAACCGGTCGCGTTCGCGGACATTACATACAGCTTCTATAAGGTGTATGCGGAGTTCTACCAGCTGAAGGCGGACATTATTCCGCTGGGTGAGCAGTTTAAGCTGCCGGTTGAAGAATTCAGCCGACGGGATACCGGAGGTATTGTTATTCCGAATCCGAATGCGCCTACAGCTATGCTGATCTCGCTTGACGATATCCGTACTTTGCTGGTGCAGAACCCGGATCAGGTTGTCCTGATTGACGAGGCGTATATCGATTTCGGCGGCGAGTCGGCGGCGAAGCTGGTGAATGAATATCCGAATCTGCTTGTTGTTCAGACGCTATCGAAGTCCCGCTCGCTTGCGGGTCTGCGGGTAGGCTGGGCGCTGGGCAGCGAAGAGCTGATCGACGGGCTGAACCGCGTCAAAAATTCGTTCAATTCTTATACGCTGGACCGTCTTGCTCTTGCAGGCGCGGTAGCGGCGTTTGAGGACGAGGCTTATTTCCAGGAGACCACAGCGAAGGTAATCGCCACGCGCGAAGCTGTGACGAAGGAATTGAAACAACTGGGCTTTATCGTGACCGACTCGGCAGCGAACTTTGTCTTCATCTCCCATCCGGAGCATGCGGCAGAGCTTCTGTTCCAGCAGCTGCGCGAACGAGGCGTGCTTGTCCGTTATTTCAAACAGCCCCGCATTGACCGATATTTGCGCGTAACGGTTGGCACGGACGAAGAGATGGCCGCTTTTGTAGAGGCACTCAAGGAGATCATTAAGCGATAA
- a CDS encoding GNAT family N-acetyltransferase, translating to MNNDFTIRDARVEDLPRIVEIYNSTIASRRVTADLEPVSVESRMRWYDEHSPDFRPLWVLEEDGKMLAWLSFQSFYGRPAYNATAEISIYIDQEYRARGIGSFLIQKSLEASPGLGLRTLLGFVFGHNEPSLALLRKFGFEEWANLPKVAELDGVERDLIILGRKI from the coding sequence ATGAACAATGATTTTACGATCCGAGATGCCAGGGTAGAAGATCTGCCCCGCATCGTCGAAATATACAACTCTACTATCGCATCCCGCCGGGTAACGGCTGATCTGGAGCCCGTATCGGTGGAGAGCAGAATGAGATGGTATGACGAGCATTCACCGGATTTTCGCCCGTTATGGGTGCTGGAGGAAGACGGAAAAATGTTAGCGTGGCTGAGCTTCCAGTCGTTCTACGGGCGCCCGGCATACAACGCAACGGCCGAGATCAGCATTTATATCGATCAGGAGTACCGCGCGCGCGGTATCGGCTCGTTCCTGATTCAGAAGTCGCTTGAAGCAAGCCCGGGACTTGGTCTTCGGACGCTGCTCGGGTTTGTATTTGGTCATAATGAGCCTAGCCTTGCCCTGCTTCGGAAATTTGGCTTCGAAGAGTGGGCGAACCTGCCAAAGGTAGCCGAGCTCGACGGGGTAGAGCGGGACTTGATTATTCTAGGACGCAAGATTTAA
- a CDS encoding RDD family protein, which produces MDTYNRAGFWRRLGANILDGLIIGIPLTILAFIISGERENSFTNIISFLYSLLIPILWNGYTIGKKICGIQIRRLDGRPPGIGTMLLRNVVGGLVYAVTIGIAAVVSAFMVGMREDKRAIHDFIAGTVVVHDGDE; this is translated from the coding sequence ATGGATACTTATAACCGCGCAGGATTCTGGAGACGTTTGGGCGCCAATATTTTGGACGGCCTTATTATCGGCATTCCGCTTACCATTCTGGCCTTTATCATTTCGGGCGAGAGGGAGAACTCGTTTACGAACATTATATCCTTCCTGTATTCCTTGCTGATTCCTATTCTTTGGAACGGCTATACGATCGGGAAAAAGATTTGCGGCATACAGATCCGCCGCCTGGACGGCAGACCGCCGGGCATCGGCACGATGCTGCTGCGCAATGTCGTGGGCGGGCTTGTCTATGCGGTTACGATCGGTATCGCAGCGGTTGTCAGCGCGTTTATGGTTGGTATGCGCGAAGACAAACGCGCCATCCACGATTTTATCGCGGGGACGGTTGTTGTTCACGACGGAGACGAGTAA
- a CDS encoding glutamine--tRNA ligase/YqeY domain fusion protein, translating into MENKVSSSNFIKNIVVEDLKEGHVQEIVTRFPPEPNGYLHIGHAKSICLNFELADEFKGRTNLRFDDTNPVKEDTEYVESIKEDVRWLGFDWDDLRFASDYFEELYNRAVLLIRKGKAYVCDLTAEQIREMRGTLTQPGQDSPYRSRSVDENLDLFARMRAGEFKDGEKVLRAKIDMASPNINFRDPVLYRIAHAHHHRTGDAWCIYPMYDYAHPISDAIEGITHSICTLEFADHRPLYDWTIAECEMVDVPKQYEFARLNITNTVMSKRKLKALVDEGAVTGWDDPRMPTISGLRRKGYTPEAIRAFCREIGVAKANSTVDERMLEHFIREDLKLKALRTMAVLQPLKVVITNYPEGQVEMLEAENNAENEEMGTRQIPFSREIYIEQDDFMENPPAKYFRLFPGNEVRLKHAYFITCQEVIKDADGNVIELRCTYDPATKSGSGFNARKVKGTIHWVEASQAVPADFRLYEPLITSEAEEEGKPFLECINPNNQQVLQGFVEPNMKDSKGHDKFQFFRHGYFNVDPKDSTAEKLVFNRIVSLKSSFDPSKA; encoded by the coding sequence GTGGAGAATAAGGTATCATCCTCTAACTTTATCAAGAACATCGTCGTCGAAGATTTGAAAGAAGGCCACGTGCAGGAAATCGTGACCCGCTTTCCGCCGGAGCCTAACGGATATTTGCATATCGGACATGCCAAGTCGATCTGTTTGAACTTCGAGCTAGCCGATGAATTCAAAGGACGGACAAACCTGCGTTTCGACGATACGAATCCGGTAAAGGAAGATACGGAATACGTAGAGTCGATTAAGGAGGACGTGCGCTGGCTCGGCTTTGACTGGGATGATCTTCGTTTTGCATCCGACTACTTCGAAGAGCTGTACAACCGCGCCGTTTTGTTGATCCGCAAAGGGAAAGCCTATGTGTGCGACCTGACTGCCGAGCAAATCCGCGAGATGCGCGGTACGCTGACGCAGCCTGGACAAGACAGTCCTTACCGAAGCCGCAGCGTCGACGAGAATCTTGATCTGTTCGCTAGAATGCGGGCAGGCGAATTCAAGGACGGCGAGAAGGTGCTGCGCGCGAAGATCGATATGGCTTCACCGAATATCAACTTCCGCGACCCGGTTCTGTACCGGATTGCCCATGCGCATCATCACCGCACGGGAGACGCATGGTGCATCTACCCGATGTACGACTATGCGCATCCGATCAGCGACGCGATTGAAGGCATTACGCATTCGATTTGTACGCTGGAGTTCGCGGACCACCGTCCGCTGTACGACTGGACGATCGCGGAATGCGAAATGGTCGATGTGCCGAAGCAGTACGAGTTCGCGCGTCTGAACATTACGAATACCGTTATGAGCAAAAGAAAGCTGAAAGCGCTCGTGGACGAAGGCGCCGTAACCGGCTGGGACGACCCTCGCATGCCAACGATCAGCGGCTTGCGCCGCAAGGGCTATACGCCGGAAGCGATCCGCGCGTTCTGCCGCGAGATTGGCGTAGCGAAAGCAAACAGCACGGTTGACGAGCGGATGCTGGAGCATTTTATCCGGGAAGACTTGAAGCTGAAGGCGCTTCGCACGATGGCCGTTCTGCAGCCTCTGAAGGTTGTCATTACGAACTATCCGGAAGGCCAAGTAGAGATGCTTGAAGCGGAGAACAATGCCGAGAACGAGGAAATGGGCACGCGCCAAATTCCGTTCTCCCGCGAGATCTATATCGAACAAGACGATTTCATGGAGAATCCTCCAGCGAAATACTTCCGTCTGTTCCCTGGCAACGAAGTGCGCCTGAAGCATGCTTACTTCATTACGTGCCAGGAAGTAATCAAGGATGCGGACGGCAACGTGATCGAGCTGCGCTGTACGTATGATCCGGCTACCAAGAGCGGTTCGGGCTTTAATGCCCGCAAAGTAAAGGGCACGATCCATTGGGTCGAAGCCTCGCAAGCCGTGCCGGCGGACTTCCGTCTGTACGAGCCGCTTATTACAAGCGAAGCCGAAGAGGAAGGCAAGCCGTTCCTCGAATGCATCAATCCGAATAATCAGCAAGTACTGCAAGGCTTTGTGGAGCCGAACATGAAGGACTCGAAGGGCCATGACAAGTTCCAGTTCTTCCGTCACGGCTACTTCAATGTGGATCCGAAGGATTCGACGGCTGAGAAGCTGGTATTCAACCGGATCGTCTCGTTGAAGAGCTCGTTTGATCCGTCCAAAGCTTAA